The following proteins are co-located in the Palaemon carinicauda isolate YSFRI2023 chromosome 30, ASM3689809v2, whole genome shotgun sequence genome:
- the LOC137623403 gene encoding uncharacterized protein: MPRLGSTFNQYFGKWGYARLGSTFNQYFGKWGYARLGSTFNQYFGKWGYARLGSTFNQYFKKWCYARLESMFNQYFGRGLNQYFGRGCYARLGSTFNQYFGRGCYARLGSTFNQYFGRGCYARLGSTFNQYFGRGCYARLGSTFNQYFGRGCYARLGSTFNQYFGRGGYARLGSTFNQYFGRGGYARLGSMFNQYFGRGRYARLESTFNQ; the protein is encoded by the coding sequence ATGCCCCGGCTAGGGAGTACGTTCAACCAGTATTTCGGGAAATGGGGTTATGCCCGGCTAGGGAGTACGTTCAACCAGTATTTCGGGAAATGGGGTTATGCCCGACTAGGGAGTACGTTTAACCAGTATTTCGGGAAATGGGGTTATGCCCGGCTAGGGAGTACGTTTAACCAGTATTTCAAGAAATGGTGTTATGCCCGGCTAGAGAGTATGTTTAACCAGTATTTCGGGAGAGGGCTTAACCAGTATTTCGGGAGAGGGTGTTATGCCCGGCTAGGGAGTACGTTTAACCAGTATTTCGGGAGAGGGTGTTATGCCCGGCTAGGGAGTACGTTTAACCAGTATTTCGGGAGAGGGTGTTATGCCCGGCTAGGGAGTACGTTTAACCAGTATTTCGGGAGAGGGTGTTATGCCCGGCTAGGGAGTACGTTTAACCAGTATTTCGGGAGAGGGTGTTATGCCCGGCTAGGGAGTACGTTCAACCAGTATTTCGGGAGAGGGGGTTATGCCCGGCTAGGGAGTACGTTCAACCAGTATTTCGGGAGAGGGGGTTATGCCCGGCTAGGGAGTATGTTCAACCAGTATTTCGGGAGAGGGCGTTATGCCCGGCTAGAGAGTACGTTCAACCAGTAG
- the LOC137623402 gene encoding uncharacterized protein: MPRLGSTFNQYFGKWGYARLGSTFNQYFGKWGYARLGSTFNQYFGKWGYARLGSTFNQYFKKWCYARLESMFNQYFGRGLNQYFGRGCYARLGSTFNQYFGRGCYARLGSTFNQYFGRGCYARLGSTFNQYFGRGCYARLGSTFNQYFGRGGYARLGSTFNQYFGRGGYAWLGSTFNQYFGKWGYAWLGSTFNQCLGKWGYAWLGSTFNQCLGKRGLCPG; encoded by the coding sequence ATGCCCCGGCTGGGGAGTACGTTCAACCAGTATTTCGGGAAATGGGGTTATGCCCGGCTAGGGAGTACGTTTAACCAGTATTTCGGGAAATGGGGTTATGCCCGGCTAGGGAGTACGTTTAACCAGTATTTCGGGAAATGGGGTTATGCCCGGCTAGGGAGTACGTTTAACCAGTATTTCAAGAAATGGTGTTATGCCCGGCTAGAGAGTATGTTTAACCAGTATTTCGGGAGAGGGCTTAACCAGTATTTCGGGAGAGGGTGTTATGCCCGGCTAGGGAGTACGTTTAACCAGTATTTCGGGAGAGGGTGTTATGCCCGGCTAGGGAGTACGTTTAACCAGTATTTCGGGAGAGGGTGTTATGCCCGGCTAGGGAGTACGTTTAACCAGTATTTCGGGAGAGGGTGTTATGCCCGGCTAGGGAGTACGTTCAACCAGTATTTCGGGAGAGGGGGTTATGCCCGGCTAGGGAGTACGTTTAACCAGTATTTCGGGAGAGGGGGTTATGCCTGGCTAGGGAGTACGTTTAACCAGTATTTCGGGAAATGGGGTTATGCCTGGCTAGGGAGTACGTTTAACCAGTGTCTCGGGAAATGGGGTTATGCCTGGCTAGGGAGTACATTCAACCAGTGTCTCGGGAAAAGGGGGTTATGCCCCGGCTAG